A region from the Cryptosporangium arvum DSM 44712 genome encodes:
- a CDS encoding SAM-dependent methyltransferase has product MLSPRLAALVDALPLRPDSRVLEIGCGPGAAARAVAARLTTGRIVAIDRSAAAIRQAESAGAEEIAAGRLRVRRIAAEAFVLDPGEPPFDLVFAVRVGALDGRLPELGAQVLRRLAECTTPDARLYVDGHHHPIPRA; this is encoded by the coding sequence ATGCTGTCCCCGCGGCTCGCCGCCCTCGTCGACGCCCTGCCGCTGCGCCCGGACTCGCGCGTCCTCGAGATCGGCTGCGGGCCGGGCGCGGCGGCGCGTGCGGTCGCGGCCCGGCTGACCACGGGCCGGATCGTGGCCATCGACCGCTCGGCGGCCGCGATCCGCCAGGCCGAATCGGCCGGTGCCGAGGAGATCGCCGCCGGCCGCCTCCGCGTCCGCCGGATCGCGGCCGAGGCCTTCGTGCTCGACCCCGGTGAACCCCCGTTCGACCTGGTTTTCGCCGTCCGGGTCGGCGCTCTGGACGGCCGCCTCCCGGAGCTCGGCGCGCAGGTCCTCCGCCGCTTGGCCGAGTGCACCACTCCGGACGCCCGGCTCTACGTCGACGGTCACCACCACCCGATCCCCCGGGCTTGA
- a CDS encoding ArsR/SmtB family transcription factor — MVHRQFAALGDPTRLAIVERLVRGPSTAGDLAAPTSMSLPAVLKHVRVLEEAGLVTTVKRGRVRECRLRDDALVAVAEWTARQQALWSTRLDALGTLLEES; from the coding sequence ATGGTTCACCGTCAGTTCGCGGCTCTGGGCGACCCGACCCGTCTGGCCATCGTCGAACGGCTCGTTCGCGGGCCGTCGACGGCCGGCGATCTCGCGGCGCCGACGTCGATGTCGCTGCCCGCCGTCCTCAAGCACGTCCGCGTGCTCGAAGAGGCCGGTCTGGTGACGACGGTCAAACGGGGCCGCGTCCGCGAATGCCGGTTGCGTGACGACGCGCTCGTCGCCGTGGCCGAGTGGACCGCACGGCAGCAGGCGCTCTGGTCGACCCGGCTGGACGCTCTCGGCACTCTCCTGGAGGAATCGTGA